A portion of the Calothrix sp. 336/3 genome contains these proteins:
- a CDS encoding polysaccharide ABC transporter ATP-binding protein: MSDGIIHVENLAKRYIISHQQESGGRYRYKSLRDVIASGTKSLVKNFVKPSYQKKNSSCKEEFWALKNISFDIQAGEAIGVIGRNGAGKSTLLKVLSRITEPTQGRIAIQGRVASLLEVGTGFHPELTGRENIYLNGSILGMSKAEIQQKFDEIVAFAEIEKFLDTPVKRYSSGMYVRLAFSVAAHLEPEILIVDEVLAVGDSAFQKKCLGKMGDVATKEGRTVLFVSHSMQAIAQLTSRCILLSQGNVQFDGSTAKAVQLYLAGQTENAEAQTSYQAPSTKTGNYISWAKAHTSEGQGIQCWGKPITFEFALHIEKPHETLWFSFQIVSALQQPISIFWFYEPDAAYRREPGIYTLRCEIPELHLYMGTYTLTTWLSERRSETLLENLREICQFEVSMHEFERPEYPWQSDECTYLENAIWKILE; the protein is encoded by the coding sequence ATGTCTGACGGTATCATTCATGTAGAAAATTTAGCAAAAAGATATATCATTTCCCATCAACAGGAATCGGGGGGACGTTACCGTTATAAATCACTGCGAGATGTGATAGCTAGTGGAACGAAATCTTTAGTCAAGAACTTTGTGAAACCAAGTTATCAAAAGAAGAATTCATCCTGTAAGGAAGAATTTTGGGCACTCAAAAATATCTCCTTTGATATTCAAGCAGGGGAAGCAATTGGGGTAATTGGGCGTAATGGAGCCGGCAAATCTACCCTGCTGAAAGTTTTAAGTCGCATTACTGAACCCACCCAAGGACGTATTGCCATTCAAGGAAGAGTTGCCAGTTTACTAGAAGTAGGAACAGGTTTCCATCCGGAATTAACTGGGAGGGAAAATATTTACCTCAATGGTTCCATTTTGGGGATGAGTAAGGCAGAAATTCAACAAAAATTTGACGAAATTGTTGCCTTTGCAGAAATTGAGAAATTTTTAGACACTCCAGTCAAACGCTATTCCTCAGGGATGTATGTGCGGTTGGCTTTTTCTGTTGCTGCTCACCTAGAACCAGAAATTCTGATTGTGGATGAGGTATTAGCTGTCGGAGATTCCGCATTTCAGAAAAAATGCCTAGGTAAAATGGGTGATGTTGCTACCAAGGAAGGGCGAACAGTCTTGTTTGTCAGTCATAGTATGCAGGCGATCGCCCAACTAACTAGCCGTTGTATCCTGCTTTCTCAGGGTAATGTGCAATTTGATGGTAGTACAGCCAAAGCAGTACAGTTATACCTAGCAGGGCAGACAGAAAATGCCGAAGCCCAAACTAGTTACCAAGCACCCTCCACTAAAACCGGAAACTATATTAGTTGGGCAAAAGCACACACCTCAGAAGGACAGGGAATACAATGTTGGGGCAAACCAATTACCTTTGAATTTGCTCTCCACATCGAAAAACCCCACGAAACTCTTTGGTTTTCCTTCCAGATAGTCAGTGCTTTACAGCAACCCATATCCATTTTCTGGTTTTATGAACCTGATGCAGCCTATCGCAGAGAACCAGGAATCTATACATTACGCTGCGAAATACCTGAATTACATCTATACATGGGTACCTATACTCTCACAACCTGGTTATCAGAAAGACGTAGTGAAACGCTTTTAGAAAATCTTAGAGAAATTTGTCAGTTTGAAGTCAGTATGCATGAATTTGAACGACCAGAATACCCATGGCAATCCGATGAATGTACTTATTTAGAAAATGCTATCTGGAAAATACTTGAATAA
- a CDS encoding ABC transporter permease: MKTEEITAQPPLIIEAGRAEKQYWKDLWRYRELLYFLAWRDILVRYKQTAIGIAWALIRPFLTMVVFTVVFGNIAKLPSGGAPYPILVFAAMLPWQFFSSSLSESSNSLISNANLISKVYFPRLVIPVSAVMVSFVDFMVSGMILLGLMAWYNYIPNWRILSLPLFTLIAFAAAMGVGLWLAALNVEYRDFRYIVPFIVQFGLYISPVGFSSNVVPQQWRLLYSINPMVSVIDGFRWAILGGDAQLYLPGFILSLGFILFFLITGIWYFRKMERTFADVI, encoded by the coding sequence ATGAAAACTGAAGAGATAACTGCTCAACCACCATTGATTATCGAAGCGGGGAGAGCGGAAAAACAATACTGGAAAGATTTATGGCGTTACCGAGAGCTACTTTATTTTCTAGCTTGGCGTGATATTTTAGTCCGGTATAAACAAACAGCCATCGGTATTGCTTGGGCATTAATTCGACCATTTTTGACAATGGTTGTATTTACCGTTGTCTTTGGCAATATTGCGAAATTACCTTCTGGGGGTGCGCCCTACCCCATCCTAGTATTTGCTGCCATGTTACCCTGGCAGTTTTTTTCTAGTTCTCTAAGTGAGTCTAGTAACAGTCTAATTAGTAATGCCAATTTAATCTCCAAAGTTTATTTTCCCCGTCTGGTGATACCCGTGAGTGCAGTCATGGTTAGCTTTGTAGATTTCATGGTATCAGGAATGATTCTGCTGGGATTAATGGCTTGGTATAACTATATACCTAATTGGCGGATATTAAGCCTACCATTATTTACTCTGATAGCCTTTGCTGCCGCCATGGGAGTCGGGTTATGGTTAGCAGCTTTGAATGTTGAATATCGAGATTTTCGCTATATAGTGCCATTTATTGTGCAATTTGGTTTGTATATTTCCCCTGTAGGATTTAGTAGCAATGTTGTACCACAGCAATGGCGCTTACTCTATTCTATTAATCCAATGGTCAGCGTTATTGATGGTTTTCGCTGGGCAATCTTAGGTGGAGATGCACAACTTTATCTACCTGGATTTATCCTTTCCCTGGGATTTATTCTATTTTTCTTAATCACAGGTATTTGGTACTTCCGCAAAATGGAACGGACGTTTGCTGATGTAATTTAG
- a CDS encoding glycosyltransferase family 4 protein, whose product MTISEWINQKLSLSNLDQSETGYKGLGHGEKSVQLSVITQFFPPDFAATGQLLEELVKHLGKMGINVEVFTSQPGYAFHSQKALHVERKGRVLVHRSRTAQLWPKRVRGKAINGVLFTLRAALHLLRNGRKFNVVLLTTAPPFAPILGLIAHWLFRLPYVCIVYDLYPDIAIALGVVSKKHPIVSFWQGINSRLWRKAKRIIVLSPGMKEKVIATYPEAKDKISVIHSWSDPDWIIPIAKEENWFAWKHHLVRKFTVLYSGNMGRCHDIETMLKAAQELQNEPVQFVCIGGGAKKEELIQEVLNLGLNNFIFLPYQDKEILPYSLTACDLSLVSVDAGMESYVAPSKFYPILATGRPVAAICSESSDLRQMVSEAKCGRSFENGDGKGLAEFIRLLYQQPELAQGMGQDGRKYMRSHFTLDIIAHRYLDILYQSII is encoded by the coding sequence ATGACAATTAGTGAATGGATTAATCAAAAACTATCCCTTTCCAATTTGGATCAGTCAGAAACAGGTTATAAGGGTTTAGGTCATGGGGAAAAAAGTGTTCAGTTATCTGTGATTACTCAGTTTTTCCCACCAGATTTTGCGGCTACAGGTCAGTTATTGGAAGAACTAGTCAAGCATCTAGGGAAAATGGGCATAAATGTGGAGGTCTTCACTAGCCAACCTGGATATGCTTTTCACTCTCAAAAAGCTCTTCATGTGGAACGCAAAGGTCGGGTTTTAGTTCACCGATCCCGCACAGCACAATTATGGCCCAAACGAGTCAGGGGTAAAGCGATAAATGGGGTTTTATTCACCTTGAGAGCTGCCTTACACCTGTTGCGTAATGGACGAAAGTTTAATGTTGTTTTATTGACTACGGCTCCACCGTTTGCACCTATATTAGGTCTTATCGCTCATTGGTTATTTCGTCTGCCCTACGTCTGCATAGTTTACGATCTTTATCCAGATATTGCGATCGCCCTAGGTGTAGTCTCCAAAAAACACCCCATTGTCTCATTCTGGCAAGGAATCAACAGTAGGTTGTGGCGTAAAGCCAAAAGAATTATCGTTCTGAGTCCAGGGATGAAAGAAAAAGTCATTGCTACTTATCCTGAGGCAAAAGACAAAATTTCTGTGATTCATAGTTGGAGCGATCCCGATTGGATTATACCCATTGCCAAAGAAGAGAATTGGTTTGCTTGGAAGCATCATTTGGTGAGGAAATTCACCGTTCTTTATTCTGGAAATATGGGACGCTGTCATGATATTGAAACCATGTTAAAGGCAGCACAAGAATTACAGAATGAACCAGTACAGTTTGTCTGTATTGGTGGTGGTGCGAAGAAAGAGGAATTAATTCAAGAAGTTCTCAATTTGGGGTTGAATAATTTTATTTTCTTGCCCTACCAAGATAAGGAAATACTTCCTTACTCCTTAACAGCCTGTGATTTATCATTGGTGAGTGTAGATGCTGGCATGGAAAGCTATGTAGCTCCTAGTAAGTTTTATCCAATTCTGGCGACTGGTAGACCAGTTGCAGCGATTTGTTCAGAATCTTCTGATCTGCGGCAGATGGTATCAGAAGCAAAATGTGGTCGGAGCTTTGAAAACGGTGATGGGAAAGGGCTGGCAGAGTTTATTCGCTTACTGTATCAACAGCCAGAATTAGCCCAAGGGATGGGACAAGATGGTCGTAAATATATGCGATCGCACTTCACTTTGGATATCATTGCCCATAGATACTTAGATATCTTATACCAATCTATTATCTAA
- a CDS encoding polysaccharide biosynthesis tyrosine autokinase, with protein MDNNNYSRSINYQEEGKVMSPTFPQSLSPWSELPTEDWNLSDFLSTLQRRGLIIVGVATVVMMAVVYSTVRQKTQYEGSFRLLVEPLDEEIRVLDIDSQKNGSSGKSNLDYDSQIQVLKSPELMTGIIKRLKASQNDIDYANLVNGLTINRLGETKILEVRYKNGSPEKTKAVLDEISQAYLNYSLEKRQTSLRQGVRFVDQQLQIMQKRVDQLQKDLQIFRQKNNFVDPENQTQQISNQINLLSQQRLDVNKQLANIRASWQSLRQNQGKLGVLNNSSTYEQLLAQVRQIETQIATESTKFQSESPTIQSLKEKRESLLPLLRQEAQRVVGVKQAEVATQMQILEVQNQELAKAENKLEQKRQKFPILTRQYTEMQRKLQVATESLNRFLSTRETLQIQVAQTELPWQVIQGTKVPREAIAPNIQRNLTSGFIFSLILGIGSALLIEKLDNTYHSLNGLKAKVKLPILGVIPFEKLLHHGDQSLRTRQLAIAQIPDSVPQDISPGTNLEVNHSSHTPKFVEALRVLHTNLQLLSGDRPTRSIVVSSAMSQDGKSTIAFHLAEVAAAMGQRVLLVDADMRQPKIHQMANLNNHWGLSNLISNGLPITEVICQAPFSSQLFIITAGKTPPDPTKLLSSEKMKRLMAEFQQQFDLVIYDSPPVLGLADASWITPQTDGMLLVVRINQTNSSTLKRALDNLKITPMNVLGMVVNGQNKDFGRTYNY; from the coding sequence ATGGATAATAATAATTATTCCCGTTCTATCAACTATCAAGAAGAAGGGAAAGTAATGTCGCCAACTTTTCCACAGTCCCTTTCTCCATGGTCAGAGCTACCGACAGAAGATTGGAATTTGTCCGATTTTTTAAGTACTTTGCAACGTCGAGGATTGATTATCGTAGGTGTAGCTACGGTTGTGATGATGGCTGTAGTCTATTCCACAGTTAGGCAGAAAACTCAGTATGAAGGAAGTTTCCGCCTACTGGTAGAACCTTTAGATGAAGAAATCAGAGTTTTAGATATTGACTCTCAAAAGAATGGTAGTTCCGGGAAGTCAAACCTTGACTATGATAGTCAAATTCAGGTATTGAAAAGCCCGGAATTGATGACGGGTATTATCAAGCGTTTAAAAGCATCTCAAAATGATATTGATTATGCAAATTTAGTCAATGGTTTGACAATTAATCGCCTTGGAGAAACAAAAATCCTCGAGGTTAGGTATAAAAACGGCAGTCCAGAAAAAACTAAAGCTGTTTTAGATGAAATTTCTCAGGCATATTTAAATTATAGTTTGGAAAAGAGGCAAACTAGCCTGCGTCAAGGTGTGAGATTTGTCGATCAGCAGTTGCAGATTATGCAGAAGCGAGTGGATCAGTTGCAAAAAGATTTACAAATCTTTCGCCAGAAAAACAATTTTGTGGATCCAGAGAATCAGACGCAACAAATTTCTAATCAAATAAATCTGCTATCTCAACAAAGACTGGATGTTAATAAACAGCTAGCAAATATCCGTGCAAGTTGGCAAAGTTTACGGCAAAATCAGGGTAAACTCGGTGTACTGAATAATAGTAGTACTTATGAGCAGTTACTAGCCCAAGTTCGCCAGATAGAGACGCAAATAGCTACGGAATCAACTAAGTTTCAATCTGAGAGTCCAACTATTCAATCTCTAAAGGAAAAACGGGAAAGTCTATTACCTTTACTGCGTCAAGAAGCACAGCGTGTTGTCGGTGTGAAGCAAGCAGAAGTGGCAACCCAGATGCAAATTTTAGAGGTGCAAAATCAGGAACTGGCAAAAGCTGAGAATAAACTAGAACAAAAACGTCAAAAATTTCCTATATTGACTCGCCAGTATACGGAAATGCAGAGAAAATTACAGGTGGCGACTGAAAGTTTAAATCGGTTTCTCTCAACGCGAGAAACTTTGCAAATTCAGGTAGCTCAGACGGAATTACCTTGGCAAGTGATACAGGGAACTAAGGTACCCAGGGAAGCGATCGCCCCGAATATTCAACGAAATTTGACATCAGGTTTTATCTTCAGCTTGATATTAGGTATCGGTAGCGCCTTATTAATAGAGAAGCTAGACAATACTTACCATTCTCTCAATGGTCTAAAAGCAAAAGTGAAATTGCCCATTTTAGGTGTTATACCCTTTGAGAAACTATTACACCATGGGGATCAGTCCTTGCGTACTCGCCAATTAGCGATCGCGCAGATACCAGATTCTGTACCACAAGACATTTCCCCTGGTACGAACCTAGAAGTCAACCATAGTTCCCATACACCTAAATTTGTGGAAGCTTTACGAGTACTGCATACAAATCTGCAACTACTCAGTGGCGATCGCCCCACTCGTTCCATTGTTGTCAGTTCTGCTATGTCTCAAGATGGCAAATCAACCATTGCTTTCCACCTCGCTGAAGTCGCAGCTGCCATGGGACAGCGTGTGCTGTTAGTAGATGCAGATATGCGACAGCCGAAAATTCACCAGATGGCAAATTTAAACAATCATTGGGGGTTAAGTAATTTAATTTCCAATGGATTACCCATCACAGAGGTGATTTGTCAAGCACCATTTAGCAGTCAACTATTTATCATCACTGCCGGCAAAACTCCTCCAGATCCCACCAAACTTTTGTCATCAGAGAAGATGAAACGCTTGATGGCAGAATTTCAGCAACAGTTTGATTTAGTCATTTATGATTCACCCCCGGTTTTAGGACTTGCTGATGCTAGCTGGATTACTCCTCAAACCGATGGAATGCTGCTAGTTGTCAGAATTAACCAAACGAACTCTAGCACTCTCAAACGCGCCCTTGATAACCTGAAAATTACACCAATGAATGTTTTAGGTATGGTTGTGAATGGTCAAAATAAAGACTTTGGTAGAACTTATAACTATTAG
- the rplU gene encoding 50S ribosomal protein L21: MTYAIIETGGKQIRVEPGRFYDIELLAAETDEQVTIDAVLLVQHEGEVTIGQPTVAGATVEGTILRHLRGRKVLVYKMKPKKKTRKKRGHRQEITRLMINSISLNGTVIAAKEAAPAAETVAE, encoded by the coding sequence ATGACTTACGCGATTATTGAAACAGGTGGTAAGCAAATCAGAGTTGAGCCAGGTCGTTTTTACGATATTGAACTGCTGGCTGCTGAAACCGACGAACAAGTGACCATAGACGCAGTACTTTTAGTACAACATGAAGGCGAAGTCACCATTGGACAGCCAACAGTGGCAGGAGCAACTGTAGAAGGTACAATACTACGACACCTCAGAGGTCGTAAAGTCCTGGTGTATAAAATGAAGCCCAAGAAAAAGACTCGTAAAAAACGTGGGCACCGTCAAGAAATTACGAGATTAATGATTAACTCTATTAGTCTTAATGGTACTGTGATAGCTGCGAAAGAGGCAGCACCTGCGGCTGAAACTGTTGCCGAATAA
- the rpmA gene encoding 50S ribosomal protein L27, whose protein sequence is MAHKKGTGSTRNGRDSNAQRLGVKRFGGQVVRAGNILVRQRGTKYHPGNNVGIGSDDTLFALVDGVVTFERKGKSQKKVSVYAPVEAVAS, encoded by the coding sequence ATGGCACATAAGAAAGGTACTGGTAGTACAAGAAACGGACGCGACTCTAATGCTCAACGACTGGGTGTAAAGCGTTTTGGTGGTCAAGTGGTACGTGCAGGTAATATCCTGGTACGTCAACGTGGTACAAAGTATCACCCTGGAAATAATGTTGGTATCGGTAGTGATGACACTCTATTTGCTTTGGTGGATGGTGTTGTCACCTTTGAACGTAAAGGTAAAAGCCAAAAGAAAGTTAGTGTCTATGCACCTGTAGAAGCTGTTGCTTCTTAA
- the hemW gene encoding radical SAM family heme chaperone HemW: protein MNFGIPRAAYIHIPFCRRRCFYCDFPIFVVGDRRRGENSPTMGDYVEKLCQEIDMTPNLGESLTTVFFGGGTPSLLSTAQLHQILAKLEQRFGIVSHGEISMEMDPGTFDLQHIQGYHHGGVNRVSLGVQAFQTELLEKCGRSHTLPDIFTAVDLIHQVGIPELSIDLISGLPHQTLDIWQNSLQAAINIQPTHISIYDLTIEPGTAFGRYYQPGNQPLPSDETTVRMYQTAQKTLTEAGYEHYEISNYAQPGHQCRHNRVYWENRPYYAFGMGAASYTQGKRFTRPRKTQEYYQWVNSGCLLECAVTEENEVLLETLMLGLRLAEGISITSLKAQFSPDKLTTIWQVLQPFQSQGWVKITTERIYLTDPDGFLFSNVILAELFSKF, encoded by the coding sequence ATGAATTTTGGTATCCCGAGAGCAGCTTACATACATATTCCCTTCTGTCGTCGGCGTTGTTTTTACTGTGATTTTCCGATTTTTGTGGTTGGCGATCGCCGTCGGGGGGAAAATTCTCCTACCATGGGCGATTATGTGGAAAAACTATGTCAAGAAATTGATATGACACCCAACCTGGGAGAATCTTTAACAACGGTTTTCTTTGGGGGTGGAACTCCCTCTTTACTTTCGACTGCACAACTACATCAGATATTGGCAAAACTGGAGCAACGTTTTGGGATTGTCAGTCATGGAGAAATTTCCATGGAAATGGATCCAGGAACCTTTGACTTGCAACATATCCAGGGTTATCACCATGGAGGAGTCAACCGAGTCAGTCTGGGAGTACAAGCTTTTCAGACAGAATTGTTAGAAAAATGTGGGCGATCGCACACCCTCCCTGATATTTTCACCGCCGTTGACCTAATCCACCAAGTCGGGATTCCCGAATTGAGTATAGATCTAATTTCCGGACTCCCCCATCAAACCTTAGACATCTGGCAAAACTCCCTCCAAGCAGCTATTAACATCCAACCAACCCACATCTCTATCTATGATTTAACCATCGAACCAGGTACCGCCTTTGGTCGTTATTACCAACCAGGAAACCAACCCCTACCCAGTGATGAAACCACAGTCAGGATGTACCAGACAGCACAAAAAACCCTGACTGAAGCAGGTTACGAACATTACGAAATCTCTAACTATGCCCAACCTGGACACCAATGCCGCCATAATCGAGTTTACTGGGAAAATCGACCTTACTATGCCTTTGGTATGGGTGCAGCTAGTTATACCCAAGGAAAACGCTTTACCCGTCCTCGCAAAACCCAAGAATACTATCAATGGGTAAATTCTGGATGTCTTTTAGAATGTGCAGTTACAGAGGAAAATGAGGTATTACTCGAAACATTAATGTTAGGATTACGACTAGCAGAAGGTATCAGTATTACATCATTAAAGGCACAATTCTCCCCAGATAAATTAACTACAATTTGGCAAGTATTACAACCATTTCAAAGTCAAGGTTGGGTCAAGATAACAACAGAAAGAATATATTTAACCGATCCCGATGGTTTTTTATTCTCTAATGTCATATTGGCGGAGCTATTTAGTAAATTCTAA
- a CDS encoding PIN/TRAM domain-containing protein produces the protein MLDAIIIFSFILATAGVGFYSTELLPNGTLDGVTNLEALRFVVATFAAIIGGAVGLRFQTGYRRLESQVREMPFEMILTRAIGLVIGLLVANLMLAPLFLLPIPADFSFIKPLVAVVGSIVLSYTGMNLADVHGRGLLRLINPNTVETMVAEGTLKPAATKVLDTSCIIDGRIETLLETGFLEGQIIVPQFVLQELQQVADASKDQKRVRGRRGLEILNRVKESYPERIVINGADYEDIATVDAKLVKFAQEINGTLLTNDYNLSKVASVQKVPVLNVNDLVNAVRPTYLPGDNIDIKILKEGKEPSQGIGYLDDGTMVVVEEGSNYVGGELRVVVTSALQTSAGRMIFAKPQASALA, from the coding sequence ATGCTCGATGCCATCATTATATTTTCATTCATTCTGGCAACGGCGGGGGTAGGGTTCTACAGCACTGAGCTACTACCTAACGGTACTCTCGACGGGGTGACAAACCTAGAAGCTTTACGCTTTGTCGTTGCGACATTTGCTGCAATTATTGGCGGCGCAGTGGGTTTAAGATTTCAAACAGGATACCGACGGTTAGAATCACAAGTCAGGGAAATGCCCTTTGAGATGATTTTAACTCGGGCGATCGGTTTAGTTATTGGCTTACTAGTTGCCAACCTGATGTTAGCACCCCTATTTTTGTTACCCATTCCGGCAGATTTTAGCTTCATCAAACCCTTAGTTGCTGTAGTCGGAAGTATTGTGCTTTCTTATACGGGAATGAATTTAGCTGATGTCCATGGGCGTGGTTTATTGCGCTTAATTAATCCGAATACTGTGGAAACAATGGTAGCAGAGGGTACGCTAAAACCTGCGGCAACCAAAGTGTTAGATACAAGTTGTATTATCGATGGACGTATCGAAACTTTACTGGAAACAGGTTTTTTGGAAGGACAAATCATTGTTCCCCAATTTGTTCTACAAGAGTTACAACAAGTTGCCGACGCGAGTAAAGACCAAAAACGAGTCAGGGGTAGAAGGGGGTTAGAGATACTCAACCGGGTCAAAGAATCTTACCCTGAAAGAATAGTGATTAATGGGGCTGATTATGAAGATATTGCCACTGTTGATGCCAAACTCGTCAAATTTGCCCAAGAAATCAATGGCACCTTGTTAACTAACGATTACAACCTCTCTAAGGTTGCGAGTGTGCAAAAGGTTCCCGTACTTAACGTCAATGACTTGGTGAATGCTGTACGCCCCACATACCTTCCAGGTGACAACATCGACATCAAAATCCTCAAGGAAGGCAAGGAACCGAGTCAAGGTATCGGTTATCTAGATGATGGAACTATGGTTGTAGTTGAAGAAGGTAGTAATTATGTTGGTGGTGAGTTGCGGGTAGTTGTCACTAGCGCCTTACAAACATCTGCCGGCAGGATGATTTTTGCAAAACCCCAAGCTTCTGCCTTGGCATGA
- a CDS encoding fasciclin domain-containing protein — protein MADIVDIAVGAGSFQTLVTAVQVAGLVETLKSPGPFTVFAPNDDAFAKLPPGTIQTLVQNIPQLTRILTYHVVPGKLTRDDLAQLGTVTSVEGSSIKIDCTDGFEVKNATVVAADIIADNGVIHVIDTVILMG, from the coding sequence ATGGCAGATATTGTTGATATTGCAGTAGGTGCAGGTTCCTTTCAAACCTTGGTGACAGCAGTACAAGTTGCAGGATTGGTGGAAACATTAAAAAGTCCTGGTCCTTTTACGGTATTTGCACCCAATGATGATGCGTTTGCCAAATTACCACCAGGAACAATCCAAACCCTTGTGCAAAATATTCCTCAACTAACGAGAATTTTGACGTATCATGTTGTACCGGGCAAACTCACACGGGACGATTTAGCACAACTTGGAACTGTAACATCAGTAGAAGGTTCTAGCATCAAGATTGATTGTACGGATGGCTTTGAAGTGAAAAATGCCACAGTTGTAGCAGCAGACATTATTGCGGATAACGGTGTAATTCATGTGATTGACACAGTTATTCTCATGGGCTAG
- a CDS encoding response regulator, which translates to MHQNLQEKTPENILVIDNHEIHQSGTIKVLNSQYPSVKITTAQTVENAWREIACCLPDIIITDIYLPRDGLGNAAVETGLEFLKQLMPRYPQLNIVFYSLHIQKLIYLKSEIDAHQGGFIVTHKNLHAQEVLHRVNWALQGLKYTKDIYYPDTDLTIKPELLQLLNLAFQEGLQDKAIAQHICVSERMVRHYWDQVQSALGIDCAELKNQGKNIRIVTQIRAREVGLID; encoded by the coding sequence ATGCATCAAAATTTACAAGAAAAAACACCAGAAAATATCTTAGTTATCGACAATCATGAAATACATCAAAGTGGGACAATCAAAGTTTTGAATTCTCAATATCCATCGGTGAAAATTACCACTGCTCAAACAGTAGAAAATGCATGGAGAGAAATTGCTTGTTGTTTGCCAGACATCATCATTACCGATATTTACTTGCCACGAGATGGGTTAGGCAATGCAGCAGTTGAGACAGGGTTGGAGTTTTTGAAGCAGTTAATGCCTAGATATCCACAGTTAAATATAGTTTTTTATAGTTTACATATTCAAAAATTAATATATTTGAAGTCAGAAATTGATGCTCACCAGGGTGGCTTTATTGTGACTCATAAAAATCTTCATGCTCAAGAAGTTTTACATCGAGTAAATTGGGCATTGCAAGGATTGAAATATACTAAAGATATTTATTACCCTGATACTGATTTGACTATCAAACCAGAATTATTACAGCTGTTGAATTTGGCTTTTCAAGAAGGATTACAGGATAAGGCGATCGCGCAACATATCTGCGTTTCTGAAAGGATGGTACGTCACTACTGGGATCAAGTACAATCTGCTTTGGGGATTGATTGTGCGGAATTGAAGAATCAAGGTAAAAATATCCGCATCGTCACCCAAATTCGAGCGCGGGAGGTAGGTTTAATTGATTGA